The proteins below come from a single Dehalococcoidia bacterium genomic window:
- a CDS encoding flippase — protein MIKRFYDLTKYKLATIVSAKLIKETAWSFLAQGSAFIFFIGLNLFLARYLGPDRFGEWSFFFSILSIVLLVSYLGINASARKFIAQHNETAELKAVLRSSVKLRVILSLVFALVMLSLSKPLAVWLDRPSFEVLFYAAAPLVFFASLVEYLKNAFQGLHRLKYDFYINLSEYGLKLLLAVCFLLILNEIIGLVFAFNLAFIVTTVLGFYFLYRHFYKNRPDSGTDYTRQLLQYSLPLFVISIGFLIATEIDTVMIGILSTDYEVGIYAVAKQIIIKLPHIALVISLGTMPLFAKLNQDNKEYLKALFYRLLKINTVIFGSIIILILAAGWYFIPLIFGAEYKDSVLPLVILIPYLIIYSYSIFLSSFLDYRGKARKRAINLIIALLLNLGLNLVLIPRYGAVGAAIATSVSYFPYLVLNWLEVRKSFQ, from the coding sequence ATGATCAAACGCTTTTATGATTTAACCAAGTATAAGCTTGCAACGATTGTTTCCGCGAAACTGATAAAGGAAACTGCTTGGAGCTTCTTGGCGCAAGGCTCTGCCTTTATTTTTTTCATAGGGCTCAATCTTTTTCTCGCCCGTTACCTTGGCCCGGACCGCTTCGGTGAATGGTCTTTCTTCTTTTCCATCTTAAGCATAGTCCTTCTTGTTTCATATTTAGGCATTAACGCGTCAGCCCGCAAGTTTATCGCTCAGCATAATGAGACGGCTGAATTGAAGGCTGTATTGCGCTCCTCGGTTAAACTGAGGGTCATCCTAAGCCTGGTTTTTGCCCTGGTTATGCTGTCTTTAAGCAAGCCTCTGGCCGTCTGGCTGGATCGCCCAAGCTTTGAGGTTTTGTTCTATGCCGCCGCCCCGCTAGTATTCTTTGCCAGCCTAGTTGAATATCTGAAAAATGCTTTTCAAGGGCTGCACCGCCTGAAATATGACTTCTATATAAATCTGTCTGAATACGGACTCAAGCTTTTACTGGCTGTTTGCTTTTTGCTCATTCTTAACGAGATTATTGGGTTGGTTTTCGCCTTTAACCTGGCTTTTATCGTTACAACGGTATTGGGTTTTTACTTTCTTTACCGCCATTTCTATAAGAACCGGCCGGATTCAGGGACTGATTACACCAGACAGCTATTGCAATACAGCCTGCCGCTGTTCGTTATCAGCATCGGCTTTCTAATTGCTACTGAAATAGATACTGTAATGATAGGTATTCTAAGCACGGATTACGAGGTGGGTATATACGCGGTGGCCAAGCAGATAATCATCAAGCTGCCGCATATCGCCTTGGTGATATCGCTGGGCACCATGCCGCTGTTTGCCAAGTTGAATCAGGATAATAAAGAGTATCTGAAAGCACTGTTCTACCGGTTGTTGAAAATCAACACGGTGATATTTGGCTCGATCATTATATTAATACTAGCTGCGGGTTGGTATTTCATCCCTTTGATATTTGGCGCAGAATATAAGGACTCAGTCTTGCCCCTGGTTATACTGATACCATATTTGATTATTTATTCTTATTCAATATTCCTGTCTTCCTTCCTCGACTACCGGGGCAAGGCTAGAAAAAGGGCCATTAACTTGATTATCGCGTTATTACTAAACCTTGGACTGAATCTGGTTCTAATTCCAAGATACGGAGCAGTAGGTGCGGCAATTGCCACCTCTGTTTCCTATTTCCCGTATTTAGTGCTGAATTGGCTTGAAGTAAGAAAAAGCTTCCAATAG
- a CDS encoding glycosyltransferase, translated as MGGAQTLLLDLLKDWDSEKYRVYVCALKKPGVLDKQAKAQGLNVSYFDRQKYDPRKILDLIRFIRKNKIQIVHTHLLGAGIIGRIAATICQVPVVIVHDHSGFPMLSNIPTVYSRLLRMMDKPLTYVTDRVIAVSYSVKERRIKRGLPDKNKVVVIHNGIDINKFNSDLYDNDKIRETMSIGASDVVIGAVGRLSPEKGLDFLLEAASKIYSKYTEAKLVIIGDGPCRNMLEQQTIDLGISEKVIFTGFRDDVPELLSAMDIFVSSSLFEAFPMVILEAMSMSKPVVATNVGGIPEMIIPGVTGFIVPPGDSEALYTAIIQLLDDPDRRITFGQNGRQRIEEFFTTQVIVNKLVELYDELVGCKLNKAHLE; from the coding sequence TTGGGCGGAGCACAGACACTGTTATTGGATTTGTTAAAGGATTGGGACAGCGAAAAATACAGAGTATATGTCTGCGCTTTAAAGAAGCCAGGGGTATTGGATAAGCAAGCGAAAGCTCAGGGTTTAAACGTAAGTTATTTTGACAGACAGAAGTATGATCCCAGAAAGATTCTTGACCTGATCAGATTCATCAGGAAGAATAAGATTCAAATAGTTCACACGCATCTGCTTGGCGCGGGCATTATTGGGCGGATTGCCGCAACTATTTGCCAAGTGCCAGTTGTGATTGTGCACGACCATAGCGGGTTCCCAATGTTGAGCAATATCCCTACAGTATATTCGCGTCTTCTACGTATGATGGATAAACCACTGACGTATGTTACTGATAGAGTTATTGCAGTATCGTATTCAGTGAAAGAGCGGCGTATTAAAAGGGGATTACCAGATAAAAATAAGGTTGTTGTTATCCACAATGGTATAGATATAAATAAATTCAATAGTGATCTTTATGACAATGACAAAATCAGAGAGACTATGTCTATCGGTGCATCGGATGTAGTTATAGGGGCTGTTGGGCGTTTAAGTCCTGAGAAGGGGCTTGATTTTCTACTTGAGGCTGCGTCAAAGATTTATAGTAAATATACGGAAGCTAAGTTGGTCATAATTGGCGATGGGCCATGCAGAAATATGTTAGAGCAACAAACCATCGACCTGGGGATAAGTGAGAAGGTCATTTTCACCGGATTCAGAGATGATGTTCCCGAATTGTTATCGGCGATGGACATATTTGTTTCATCGTCGCTTTTTGAAGCGTTTCCGATGGTTATACTAGAGGCAATGTCAATGTCCAAACCGGTGGTTGCTACAAATGTGGGGGGTATTCCAGAGATGATAATACCCGGTGTGACAGGTTTTATAGTGCCGCCAGGTGATTCAGAGGCTTTATATACAGCTATTATTCAATTGTTGGATGATCCGGACAGAAGGATAACGTTTGGTCAAAATGGGCGGCAACGTATTGAAGAGTTTTTTACAACGCAAGTCATAGTGAATAAACTAGTAGAGTTATATGATGAACTTGTAGGTTGTAAATTAAATAAGGCACATCTTGAATGA
- a CDS encoding DUF2284 domain-containing protein produces MRQRVMDLLMATKFLEVTEIKASQLAFEERVHLNCFHCIRYGVNWTCPPKIPQVDYQKLICEYENLLLVYCKMPLTADKFEVVRRTSTNTLHHALLAAEKLLWESNYPLAISFMGGSCKLCPEGCDELACRHPDKARIPLEGIGVNVVKSAENVGLNIVFPPVDYMFRVGLLGW; encoded by the coding sequence ATGAGACAAAGAGTAATGGACTTATTGATGGCAACTAAGTTTTTAGAAGTTACTGAAATCAAAGCGTCACAACTAGCCTTTGAGGAGAGAGTACACCTGAACTGTTTTCACTGTATACGTTATGGTGTGAACTGGACCTGCCCTCCAAAAATTCCACAAGTAGACTATCAAAAGCTCATTTGTGAATATGAAAACCTACTGTTAGTTTACTGCAAAATGCCGTTGACAGCCGATAAATTTGAAGTCGTTAGAAGGACGTCAACTAACACTCTTCACCATGCTTTGCTTGCCGCCGAGAAGCTATTATGGGAATCAAACTATCCGCTGGCCATTTCTTTTATGGGGGGTTCATGTAAACTTTGCCCCGAAGGTTGTGATGAACTTGCCTGCCGGCATCCTGATAAAGCAAGAATTCCTCTGGAAGGAATCGGGGTAAACGTAGTAAAATCAGCTGAGAATGTTGGATTAAATATTGTTTTCCCACCTGTGGATTACATGTTCCGGGTAGGATTACTAGGATGGTGA
- a CDS encoding glycosyltransferase family 39 protein: METIKSLIKKIDQYISLKGAGISLLAVSILLILIEYIWDDSVGNLMNISVLVVLAIVLAFLIVAVILNKYLGRYLRARGISLSGLRERFAEWQSGQSETVRTVSRAALALLLIFPIILLTLVAVETFWEGSVSYHINLNALIISTIAAELIAIIAVMVMLYRSRLRTGRSKPSRPAPRTLASVIRAERAAAGLSTPDVAPAETMAGHGKRRWVGRVARVATMALFLVLLLVLALQAIFDLTSLEGSRTGLIVATVIFGIMFFWMNRQKLKVTVKIEEEGAEEAERKRSFGTRFPRINRVPIFRWFIRWMYKEGWWYSAALLLCCFLFLGFGTHHLGQFMTVDEPKWVDTRVPQLYDSLASGDWEGTYINDKPGVLPSLLAGTVNFFMDHEEYKADPLIYENYLFYWRLPIVIFNFLMLFLIYHFLKKLLRKNHALLVTGLVALNPILIGISQIVNPDATLWSVSFLSFITFFLYLKTNKLRYIIYSGVFLGLALICKYFAAIFYVIFFLSIYLEYLSRNTTREQFFSRCLHILALYVISIIIYTILFPATWVEPSRIIKGTIGAGILTPGLKYFLLILLLIFIELIALRGRITKYLKSKFDIPTVVIYVFSSLTLIALIVLMANIFLNNALFDFNHYIFYESARGEVSFYKDLFTSSYMTAFTMTFPILFGICFWALILPLKKRLNINITNQDKFLISIIFLTMFVYIVGSSLGGFVTSCRYQIMLYPLYSILSATFFIYVFKHTKIVTTALIAAALITTFFAAPYFLLYNNHLNIKDYRISYSWGMGGYKLAQIVNSWDNAENMVVWVDVEGFDRFFIGTSYWRGRDNPFNEELEIEYLVLSSHIQPIWEKHVKAYEEGERYLYARVAAETPLIEYYTYEPIEKICINNNPNDCIWIVEVRE; the protein is encoded by the coding sequence ATGGAAACCATTAAATCCCTGATCAAAAAGATAGACCAATACATCTCCCTCAAGGGCGCCGGCATCTCGCTGCTGGCCGTTTCCATATTGCTCATCCTCATCGAGTATATCTGGGACGACAGCGTGGGCAACCTCATGAACATCAGCGTGCTGGTAGTTCTTGCCATCGTCCTGGCCTTCCTGATAGTCGCTGTCATCCTCAATAAATATCTGGGGCGCTACCTGCGCGCGCGCGGGATAAGCCTGAGCGGGCTGAGGGAGCGGTTCGCGGAATGGCAGTCCGGCCAGAGCGAGACGGTGAGGACGGTGAGCCGCGCCGCTCTGGCGCTGCTGCTGATATTTCCCATCATCCTGCTGACGCTGGTTGCGGTGGAAACATTCTGGGAGGGCAGCGTCTCATACCACATAAACCTCAACGCCCTGATCATCAGCACCATAGCCGCGGAGTTGATAGCTATTATAGCCGTGATGGTCATGCTGTACAGGTCCCGGCTGAGGACAGGCAGATCGAAACCCAGCAGACCCGCCCCCCGCACGCTGGCCTCGGTGATAAGGGCGGAACGAGCGGCCGCGGGCCTCTCAACCCCCGACGTCGCGCCCGCGGAGACGATGGCGGGACATGGGAAGAGGCGATGGGTTGGAAGGGTTGCGCGGGTGGCGACGATGGCTCTGTTCTTAGTACTTCTATTGGTTCTGGCTCTGCAAGCTATTTTTGACCTGACATCACTGGAGGGCAGCCGAACCGGTCTTATAGTGGCCACCGTTATCTTTGGTATCATGTTCTTCTGGATGAACCGGCAGAAGCTGAAAGTCACAGTTAAAATAGAGGAGGAAGGAGCGGAAGAAGCGGAGAGGAAGAGATCTTTTGGTACGCGGTTCCCTCGGATTAACAGGGTCCCAATTTTTAGGTGGTTCATTAGGTGGATGTATAAAGAGGGGTGGTGGTATAGCGCAGCACTTCTACTCTGCTGCTTTCTCTTTCTTGGTTTCGGAACACACCACCTTGGTCAATTTATGACAGTTGACGAGCCAAAATGGGTAGATACCAGGGTGCCGCAACTCTATGATTCACTCGCCTCCGGTGACTGGGAAGGCACGTATATCAATGATAAACCTGGCGTGCTGCCGTCTCTTCTCGCTGGCACTGTCAACTTTTTTATGGATCATGAGGAATATAAAGCAGACCCTTTAATATATGAAAATTATTTATTTTATTGGCGGTTACCAATTGTCATATTTAATTTCCTCATGCTATTTCTTATATACCATTTCCTTAAAAAATTACTGCGGAAAAACCATGCTCTATTAGTAACAGGGCTTGTTGCGCTCAATCCTATCCTTATTGGAATTAGCCAGATTGTTAATCCGGACGCTACTCTCTGGAGCGTCTCATTTTTATCGTTCATCACATTCTTTCTCTATCTTAAAACAAATAAATTGAGATACATTATATATTCAGGAGTGTTCTTGGGCCTTGCGTTGATATGCAAATACTTTGCCGCCATTTTCTATGTCATCTTTTTCCTTAGCATCTATCTAGAATATCTCTCAAGAAATACTACCCGTGAACAATTCTTTTCACGTTGTCTGCATATCTTGGCACTGTACGTAATTTCCATTATTATTTATACAATTCTATTTCCAGCAACATGGGTAGAACCATCCCGGATTATCAAAGGAACTATTGGTGCAGGAATTCTAACACCAGGTCTGAAGTATTTCCTACTTATACTGCTGTTAATATTCATCGAATTGATAGCTCTTCGAGGCCGTATTACTAAGTATTTAAAAAGCAAATTCGATATTCCCACTGTGGTAATATACGTTTTTAGCTCACTTACATTAATAGCTCTTATTGTATTAATGGCTAATATATTTCTTAACAACGCACTTTTTGATTTTAACCATTACATTTTTTACGAATCTGCAAGGGGTGAGGTGTCTTTCTACAAAGATTTATTCACATCATCTTACATGACAGCCTTCACCATGACATTTCCAATACTTTTCGGAATATGTTTTTGGGCTTTGATATTACCTTTAAAGAAACGTTTAAATATAAATATCACCAACCAAGATAAGTTCTTAATATCTATTATCTTTTTAACAATGTTTGTATATATAGTCGGTTCTTCTTTAGGTGGTTTTGTGACTTCATGTAGATACCAGATTATGTTATATCCTCTTTACTCAATATTATCAGCAACTTTTTTTATTTACGTTTTTAAACATACGAAAATAGTTACTACCGCATTGATAGCTGCAGCACTTATCACAACATTTTTTGCAGCACCTTACTTTCTTTTATATAACAATCATTTGAACATTAAAGATTATCGAATTTCTTATTCATGGGGAATGGGCGGGTACAAACTAGCACAAATCGTCAATTCTTGGGATAACGCAGAAAATATGGTAGTCTGGGTTGACGTAGAGGGCTTTGATAGATTTTTTATAGGCACAAGTTATTGGAGAGGACGTGACAACCCATTTAATGAGGAACTTGAAATAGAGTATTTAGTACTATCCTCACATATACAGCCTATTTGGGAAAAGCATGTGAAAGCATATGAAGAAGGAGAAAGATATTTATATGCTAGAGTTGCTGCGGAAACTCCGCTAATTGAATATTATACATATGAACCCATCGAAAAAATATGTATAAATAATAATCCAAATGATTGTATTTGGATCGTAGAAGTAAGGGAATAA
- a CDS encoding SDR family oxidoreductase: MTFNVALVTGATGGIGSAISEELRTSGFRLALLSRSISCHESESMLAQRCDVTKVDEVEKAVTATLKKFGNIDVVINCAGRSHLGTVDELTEQDIQAVYDVNVKGTINVCKAVLPCMKKQKSGYIINIGSLRGIEYGVGKSAYSMSKSAVIAFSNVLAMETAEYGIKVTVINPGFVQTSLIRHRIAEEKLRAEDLTQPGDIAKVVLFLLELSPGASIVELNIGRLW; encoded by the coding sequence ATGACGTTTAATGTCGCCTTGGTCACAGGAGCTACCGGCGGAATAGGTAGCGCTATCAGTGAAGAATTAAGAACCAGCGGGTTTCGGCTCGCTCTTCTCAGTCGGAGCATTTCTTGTCATGAATCCGAGAGCATGCTGGCACAACGTTGTGATGTTACTAAGGTAGATGAAGTGGAAAAAGCCGTTACCGCTACTTTGAAAAAATTCGGCAACATTGATGTTGTAATCAATTGTGCTGGCAGGAGTCATCTTGGTACAGTAGATGAACTCACAGAACAAGATATACAGGCTGTATACGACGTTAATGTCAAAGGAACAATCAATGTCTGTAAAGCGGTTTTACCATGTATGAAGAAACAGAAGTCAGGTTATATTATCAATATCGGGTCATTGCGCGGTATTGAATACGGCGTTGGTAAGTCTGCATATTCAATGAGTAAATCTGCTGTAATTGCTTTTTCCAATGTCTTAGCTATGGAAACCGCCGAGTACGGAATAAAAGTTACCGTGATTAATCCGGGCTTTGTCCAGACCAGCCTGATAAGGCATAGGATAGCTGAAGAAAAACTCAGGGCTGAAGATCTTACTCAGCCTGGTGATATTGCCAAAGTCGTGTTGTTCCTTCTCGAATTGTCTCCAGGCGCCAGTATTGTTGAGTTAAATATTGGGCGTTTATGGTAA
- a CDS encoding phosphocholine cytidylyltransferase family protein: protein MKVIILAAGLGTRLRPLTTNIPKCLFKLSKDQTIIGRMVNIIKKISDSPVYVVTGFMHEKIEGQLAGVEFVHNPFYRVTNSIVSLWFAREHLDDDVIIINSDIVIQAPIFEEVLKIEHPAAVLIDSSKARTADYKVATYNDRVIMMSKELTANSGEYVGITKLSRAAAGSLKQKIEEMVKNDQIDEWYENALVNMILDDDFDLNYVDVSHLQWVEIDTVDDLLMARKICDMERSGNDV, encoded by the coding sequence ATGAAAGTGATTATCCTCGCTGCAGGTTTGGGAACAAGACTTAGACCACTGACCACAAATATACCCAAGTGCCTTTTTAAATTAAGTAAGGATCAGACTATCATTGGCAGAATGGTAAACATCATTAAGAAAATTTCAGATTCTCCTGTTTACGTTGTTACCGGTTTTATGCATGAAAAAATAGAGGGTCAACTGGCAGGCGTGGAATTTGTTCATAACCCTTTCTACCGTGTAACCAATAGTATCGTATCTCTTTGGTTTGCCCGTGAACATCTCGATGATGATGTGATCATCATTAATTCTGATATAGTCATACAAGCCCCAATATTCGAAGAGGTTTTGAAAATTGAACATCCCGCCGCAGTATTGATAGATTCATCCAAAGCGCGCACTGCAGATTACAAGGTAGCCACCTATAATGATAGGGTTATCATGATGAGTAAAGAACTTACTGCTAATTCCGGTGAATACGTTGGTATCACCAAACTTTCCAGGGCAGCAGCAGGCAGTCTAAAACAAAAAATTGAAGAAATGGTTAAAAATGATCAGATAGACGAGTGGTACGAGAATGCATTGGTGAACATGATACTCGATGATGATTTTGACCTGAATTATGTTGACGTCTCGCATCTGCAGTGGGTTGAAATTGACACAGTAGATGATCTCTTAATGGCCAGAAAAATATGTGATATGGAAAGAAGTGGTAATGACGTTTAA
- the asnB gene encoding asparagine synthase (glutamine-hydrolyzing), with product MCGICGQFIFNGIAPSDIAATSNMCSVLKHRGPDDEGFYNDGFISLGHRRLSIIDIEGGHQPISNEDGTVWVITNGEIYNFKELRNALEKSGHVFSSRSDSEVLVHLYEEQGRALVKELRGMFAFAIWDSRNKTLLLGRDRLGKKPLFYAYNQERFLFASELKALLQEPSIKHEVNLTSLHHFLTLQWVPGPQTIIQGVNQLQAGHTLVCSNGQVKIERYWEPEFLPKNKLSKDEALEATQSLLEEAVKLRLVSDVPLGAFLSGGLDSSLIVALMARATDKKVKTFSVGFTEEAFSELEHARAVAKYFDTEHEEIFVKPDIIALLPKLIWHLDQPLADPAAIPTYYLSESTRRHVTVALNGDGGDETFAGYQRYFADGIADAYAVVPAAVRNKLILPVLRRFTGVSDKPVDTDVWGAVIRMHQAADIAQEASIIRWGSYFNSDMKDDIYSDELRNTLRNTDSVELLRETFRRAENHADNRLDKTLYVDMMNYLPDDLLVKIDRMCMANSLEGRSPFLDQKFVEFACRMPIEFKDKRTTTKYLLRELAKKIIPQDIAARRKHGFSVPIGSWIRSELRDMTYETLLSPQALSRGYFKQQALENLLDEHCAKKADHGKRIWALLCLELWHQVVIDYTKIPMS from the coding sequence ATGTGCGGGATATGCGGGCAGTTCATATTCAACGGCATAGCGCCGTCCGATATTGCTGCTACGAGCAACATGTGCTCGGTTCTGAAGCATCGCGGCCCGGATGACGAGGGTTTTTACAACGACGGCTTTATTTCGCTGGGTCATAGGCGACTGAGCATCATAGATATAGAGGGCGGCCATCAGCCTATAAGCAATGAGGATGGAACGGTCTGGGTTATAACCAATGGCGAAATCTACAATTTTAAAGAGTTGCGAAATGCTCTTGAGAAAAGCGGCCATGTTTTTTCCAGCAGGAGCGACAGCGAAGTTCTCGTTCACTTATATGAAGAGCAAGGACGCGCTTTGGTTAAAGAACTGCGGGGAATGTTCGCCTTCGCTATCTGGGATTCACGTAATAAGACTCTGCTTCTTGGAAGGGATAGATTAGGTAAGAAGCCTCTGTTCTATGCTTATAACCAAGAGCGTTTTCTGTTCGCATCAGAGCTCAAAGCTCTACTGCAAGAGCCAAGTATTAAACATGAAGTGAACTTAACTTCCCTGCACCACTTTCTGACGCTGCAATGGGTGCCCGGCCCCCAGACCATTATTCAGGGCGTTAACCAGCTACAGGCAGGCCATACTCTTGTCTGCTCCAACGGGCAGGTGAAAATAGAAAGATACTGGGAACCGGAGTTCCTTCCCAAAAACAAGCTGTCAAAAGACGAAGCCCTGGAAGCCACGCAGTCATTGTTGGAAGAGGCGGTCAAGTTACGCCTGGTGAGCGATGTTCCCCTGGGAGCCTTCCTGAGCGGCGGGCTTGATTCTAGCTTGATCGTAGCCCTGATGGCGCGGGCAACGGATAAAAAGGTTAAGACCTTCTCCGTGGGGTTTACGGAAGAAGCCTTCAGCGAGTTAGAACATGCGCGTGCAGTTGCCAAATACTTTGATACCGAACACGAAGAGATATTTGTTAAGCCGGATATCATAGCATTGCTTCCCAAGCTCATATGGCATCTTGACCAACCTTTAGCCGACCCTGCCGCAATTCCAACATATTATCTATCGGAGTCTACAAGAAGGCATGTTACCGTAGCCCTCAATGGCGATGGCGGAGACGAAACCTTTGCAGGCTATCAGCGCTATTTTGCCGACGGTATAGCCGATGCTTATGCTGTTGTGCCTGCAGCAGTAAGAAATAAGCTCATTCTTCCTGTGTTGAGGAGGTTTACCGGCGTTTCGGATAAGCCCGTTGATACCGATGTTTGGGGTGCCGTAATACGCATGCATCAGGCGGCTGATATTGCGCAGGAAGCCAGTATCATCAGGTGGGGTTCATATTTCAACTCCGACATGAAAGATGATATTTATAGTGATGAGCTGCGCAATACTCTGCGGAATACGGACTCCGTAGAACTGCTGCGTGAGACTTTCCGCCGCGCAGAAAATCATGCGGATAACAGGTTGGACAAGACACTGTATGTTGATATGATGAACTATCTCCCCGACGACCTTCTGGTCAAGATTGACCGGATGTGCATGGCTAACTCATTAGAAGGGAGGTCGCCGTTTCTGGATCAAAAATTTGTGGAGTTTGCCTGCCGCATGCCAATAGAATTTAAGGATAAGAGAACGACTACAAAATACCTGCTGCGGGAACTGGCGAAAAAGATAATCCCTCAGGATATTGCCGCGCGGCGCAAGCACGGTTTCTCGGTTCCCATTGGAAGCTGGATCCGGTCGGAACTGAGAGATATGACATATGAAACATTGCTGAGCCCACAGGCATTGAGCAGAGGCTATTTCAAGCAGCAAGCGCTTGAAAATCTTCTGGACGAACATTGTGCAAAAAAGGCTGACCATGGAAAGCGGATATGGGCATTGCTTTGCCTGGAATTATGGCATCAAGTTGTTATAGATTATACAAAAATACCGATGAGTTAA
- a CDS encoding CDP-glycerol glycerophosphotransferase family protein: MKTNLQIISRLLLNLLLYSLSYITPKNEELILLGSGKGGSFKGNPKYLYLYANREREVKNRFQFVWITQNRTILKKLKDEGYPVVDKYSLKGFWTILRSSNLVIEQSAKDVSYLGVLNGRFNIIQTWHGTLFKKVAFDAKKVDQEKTLLTRIFDYFLNKEFNNYIFICSASEETSSKLIPAFRNNNVVITGYPRNDIFYSNEISFNDVFKILSLGSYERVVVYAPTFREIATCKGPFSDTLLVRLNSFLADNNYIMLIKKHPFEKVLVSITGYSNIKDVSKEVDDVQELLAYTDILITDYSSVYFDYSLTDKPIIYYPYDYKGYLKNCREFYYDYYEEQPGPFAHTEEELLVLLKDINDWFNDEGYRIKYRNFKNKYNHFQDGNSSERTYQIIIDLLNSRKSAGKLE, from the coding sequence TTGAAAACTAATCTTCAAATAATTTCTAGGTTGCTATTAAATCTTCTGTTGTATAGTTTGTCTTATATAACTCCCAAAAATGAAGAATTGATATTATTGGGGTCCGGCAAAGGGGGTTCCTTTAAAGGAAATCCGAAATATTTATATCTCTATGCCAATCGTGAAAGGGAGGTTAAGAACCGTTTCCAGTTTGTGTGGATTACTCAGAATAGAACCATACTTAAAAAACTCAAGGATGAGGGGTATCCAGTCGTTGATAAGTATAGTTTGAAAGGTTTTTGGACCATATTAAGGTCCAGTAATTTAGTTATAGAGCAATCCGCTAAAGATGTCAGCTATTTAGGTGTGCTTAACGGAAGGTTTAACATTATTCAAACTTGGCACGGAACCTTATTTAAGAAAGTTGCTTTTGACGCCAAAAAAGTAGATCAAGAGAAAACATTGTTGACTCGAATATTCGATTATTTTCTTAATAAAGAATTTAATAATTACATATTCATTTGTTCTGCATCGGAGGAGACCTCTAGTAAGTTGATCCCAGCATTCAGAAATAATAATGTAGTGATTACCGGTTATCCGAGGAATGATATATTTTATTCCAATGAGATATCGTTTAACGATGTATTCAAAATCCTATCCCTAGGTTCTTATGAAAGGGTTGTAGTGTATGCTCCGACTTTTAGAGAAATCGCAACATGTAAAGGCCCGTTTTCGGATACATTACTAGTTAGATTGAATAGTTTCCTAGCGGACAATAATTACATAATGCTGATTAAGAAACATCCTTTTGAAAAGGTATTGGTATCTATAACGGGATACTCTAATATCAAAGACGTGTCTAAAGAAGTTGATGATGTACAGGAACTATTAGCATATACGGACATTCTTATCACTGATTATTCAAGTGTTTATTTCGACTATTCGTTAACTGATAAACCAATTATCTATTACCCTTATGACTATAAAGGATATTTAAAGAACTGCCGGGAATTCTATTATGACTATTATGAAGAGCAACCCGGGCCGTTCGCACACACTGAAGAGGAGCTATTAGTATTGCTTAAAGATATCAATGACTGGTTTAATGATGAAGGATACAGAATTAAATATAGAAATTTTAAGAACAAATACAATCACTTTCAAGATGGTAATAGTTCTGAAAGGACTTATCAGATAATTATCGATCTTCTGAATTCAAGAAAATCTGCAGGAAAGTTAGAGTAA